The following is a genomic window from Planctomycetia bacterium.
ACTCATCAGCCGGCGCTTCGAGCAATGCCCACGACGACAATCCCCAGACCGTGCTCGTTTTCTTTTGCCAGCCGTGCCGCAAGAGAAGCTCCGCGACCGGTTCGACCGCCTGGCCCGACGCCGGTGTCCATCGTCCGCACTTAAGTCCCCGCTGCTCGAAGTATGCTTCGGACCGCTCGAAGGCAGTCTCCCCATCCATGTCGGCCAGCCACACGTCGCGAAGTTGATTGGCCTCGGCTGCCCAGGCAAAGGCCTCTGACCAGAACGCCACGCCGTAAGGCAGAGATTCCCACTCCGATAGCTGTTCGCACAAAGCCTGCTCGGACTTTCGCGCAGCAGTCACGATGCCGGTCGGGTCTGACATTTGCGAACCACAATGAGTCGTCATGCCTGCATCCACAATGATCTTAGCGACGCCTTCACGCGGAATTCATCCACTTCACCCATCATCGTCGCGATGATCGCCGATGCAAGGCGTGAATCACTGGCCGGTTGACAATCCGCGAGTTGACCCGTCTCATCGCGTTTACGTCAAGTGTGAACCGGGGCAGGCGACCCATGAGCGATGCAGAATTGAATTCATCCGCCAAAAAACGCGCCATCATCCTCTGCACGGGCAATTCCTGTCGATCTCAGATGGCCGAGGCCCTGTGGCGAAAGCATGGCGGCGCATCGTGGGAGGTCGTCTCCGCAGGCACCCAGCCCAAGGATCAGGTGTATCCCCTCGCGGTCCAGGCGATGGCCGAAAGCGGCATCGACATCAGCGGCTATCGTCCCAAGGACGCGGCGCAGTTCACCGGGCAGCACTTCGATCTGGTGGTGACCGTCTGCGACAACGCCGAGCGCGAGTGCCCGGCCTTCGCCAATGCCGACAAGCACCTGCACTGGCCGTTCGACGATCCGCCGAAAACGGCCGGTGATGAAAGTGCGAAGTTGCAGGCCTGCCGCCGCGTGCGCGATGAGATCGAAGCTGCAATCGCTCGGTTTCTAAGCAAGTAAGCGCCGCCCCACCCTTTAATGACTACCGATAACGCCCGACAGCCACTGAGGCAACCCAGCGCACATTTTCAGACCAGCGACAATGAGAACCACGCCCAGAATGCGCCGTAGCATCGGAGATGGCAGCCGCCGACTTCCGAGTTGTGAGCCGATGGTTCCGCCGATTCCCGCCGCGACGGCATAAATCCCGATCACGGGTGAGAGTTGCTGGAGGCCGGTGAGATTGCCGGCCAATCCGGCGATGGAATTGACTAGAATAAACAGCGCAGAGACCCCGGCCGTGACGCGAATCGTCGCCCAGCCCGCGAAGATCAAGAGCGGCGAAAGGAAGATGCCGCCCCCAACGCCGACAAGGCCGGAGAGCAATCCCAGTGCTGCGCCGAAGATGAGTGAGATGCCGACGCCTGGCGGCTTCACGTCTTCGCGCTCCTGCTGCCCGGCCGTCATGAGCAGGCGCGCCGCAGCATAGAGCAAGACGATTCCCACGAGTGGCTTAAAGACCGGCGGTGGCAGGTGAATGCGCCCGCCGACAAATGCCGCCGGAATTGAAGTCACCGCAAACGGCCAAAAAGTCCGCCACGAAAACCGGCCCGCCGAGAGAAATCGCTGCGTCGCAACCGACGCCACAAGTACGTTAAGCAGCAGCGCCGTCGGCCGCATGACCTCCGCCGCAACGCCGACCAGCGCCATCGCCGCGAGATAGCCCGACGCCCCGGCATGGCCGACCGACGCATACAACACGGCGGCGACGAAGAACAGACCGGCAAGCAGAACTGTGTCATCCACTGTTCACCTTTAAGTACCGAGGTACTCACTAATTGCATCGAAATCAACCAATCGGACAAATTAGGTCGCACTACTCGAAACGTCAACGAGTGAGAAAGTATTGAACTGGCATACTAAAAGTGATTATGATGCCACTTAGTAGGGATTAGTGGTGAAGGAGGTCGCCATGCTTTTCAGTATCAGTTCTCGTTTTTCGTTCTCTCTCACGCTGTTCGTCCTTTTCTGCTCTTTCATGTTTAAGACCGCGCCCGCGAATGCCGGCAATACCGGTATTATGAGGCTTCAGTCCATGACTGGAAGCGATGGTTTCGTACGCAGTGTCTCCGCGGATGGCTCAGTGATCACCGGCTACACGCTTTCCAACGGCCGACGTACTCCTTTCAAATGGTCTGAGTCCAACGGTGTCATCACATTGGGTTGGCTCCAGCAGTTCGGCAATGGTAATGCCGAAGGCAACAGTGTTTCGGACAATGGAATCCATATCGTCGGGAAAGAGACGTATCCGGCGGTGCCGTTTGATCCTCCGACCAGCGTCGGGTTCCGCTGGTCACCCGGCAATAACATGATGGCGCTTTCCTCAAGTGGTCCCGGTTATAGTCGATCTGCAAACGCCGTGGCGGATACCGGAAGGGCCGTGGGATACGTTCCGAGTTCTTTGTTCAGTGAATCTTCGCAGGCGGCAATATGGAATGGAAACCAGGTGACACTGTTGGGTGTCATGGAACCCCAGGATACTTTCGCATGGACTGAGGCCAGCGCGGTCACTCCGGATGGAAATATCATAGCAGGATCCGGAACAGCTTTTACAAACGGCTCATATGGGCCACGCGCGTTTAGATGGACACAGCCTACCGGGATGATCCCGCTTGGTCTGGCTGTTGGTCAGACAAGCAACCGCGCGACAGATATTTCTGCTGACGGAAATGTCATCGTCGGCAACGCCACGCGGTCCGGCGCCCGAACCATCTTCCGTTGGACCATGGAAACCGGCGTTGTGGATCTGGGGCGATTACCAGGTACTTCGTTCTGCGACGGAATCAGGACGTCGGGCGATGGTTCCATTATTGTCGGGAATTGTGACAGCGTCCCATTCATCTGGACTCAATTCTTGGGTCTCCAACCCGAGCTATAACCGAATTTCGTTGATGGTGGCGGGATAAAAAAAGGCGGCGTACTCTCGGGACTTGTTCGAGGTTCCGAGCCGCCCACGATGGGCAGAGGAGTACGCCGATGCAGGAGAGTAACGAGTCGATCGAGACGATTCCAGTCCCCAGCCGAGACGTTTTGACGGAGATTCTGCGGGACGGGGCCCAACGGCTCCTGGGCCAGGCGATCGAGGCGGAGGTCGATGGCTGGATCGAAGGGCACGCCGATCTGCGCGATCCGCAAGGCCGCCGGCAGGTGGTCAAGAACGGCCATCATCCCACCTGGACCCTCGTCACCGGCGTCGGGCCGGTGGAGGTGACGCAGCCGCGGGTGTGGGACCGTCGGATCGTCGGCCGCGGCGAGGCCGGCGAAGCGTTGGATGCAAATGGCCAGGCCGTGGAGCGGTTCTGTTCGTCGATTTTGCCGCCGTACCTGCGGAAGACGAAGGCCATCGAGGAGTTGATCCCTGGCTGTACCTCAAGGGCATCAGCACCGGAGACTTCAGCGAGGCCCTGCAGGCGCTGGTCGGTCCCCAGGCGGCGGGGCTCAGCGCCACGACGATCACGCGTTTGATGACGAGTTGGCAGGACGAGTACCAGTCATGGAATCGCCGCTCCCTGGAAGGCAAGCACTACGTGTACCTCTGGGCGGATGGGATTCACTTCAACATCCGCCTGGAGGAAGACCGGCAGTGCATTCTGGTGCTGATGGGCGCGGGGCGGACGGCCGCAAGGAGCTGATCGCGGTGGTCGACGGCCATCGCGAGCGAGCAGTCGTGGTATTCGCTGCTGCTGGACTGCCAACAACGGGGCATGACGATCGACCCGAAGCTGGCCACGGCGGACGGAGCGGCTGGCTTCTGGGCGGCGCTGCCGAAGGTCTATTCGACGACCCGGGCGCGCGCTGCTGGGTGCACAAGACGGCCAACGTGTTGGACAAGATGCCCAAGCGGGTGCAGACCGCGCGAGGCCAAGCTGCACGAGATCTGGATGGCGCCGACGCGGGAGAATGCGAACCAGGCGTTCGATCACTTCGTGGCCCACTACGCGGCCAAATACCCCGCGCGACCGAGTGCCTGGTGAAGGATCGCGAGGTGCTGCTGACGTTCTACGACTTCCCGGCCGAGCACTGGCGGCACCTGCGGACGACGAATCCGATCGAAAGTACGTTCGCCACGGTGCGGCTGCGTCACCGCCGGACCAAAGGCAACGGCAGTCGGATCGCGTGTCTGGCAATGGTGTTCAAGCTGTGCGAGTCCGCCGCGAACCACTGGCGGCTGCTCAATGGCGCGACGCTGCTTCCCGATGTCATCGCCGGTGTGAAGTTCGTCAATGGAGAAAAGGCCGAGAGAAACGCCGCCTGATTACCGCGTCATCAACGAAATTTGACCATTACTCCTCCAACCCCTGAATTCGGCTCTGGTGAATCACTATGAGGTCGATCTGACGGGTTGGTACCTTGGCCAGGTTGCAGACGTCTCGTCGGATGGTCAGTTCCTCGTTGGGACCGGCGCATACAACAACAGTCTCGACGGCTGGCGTATCCAGATTCCAGAGCCGGGAATCTTCACACTGGCGCTTGCCGTATTAGTATTGGCGGCTCGCCGACGCCGAGCAGTCTATTCAGTTCGATTTTGAAGCCGTTTGAGTCGAGGGAAACGAAGATGTACCGCGTATTTGCCTTCTTAGTGTTGTCAGCAATTGTCTGCGCCGCAGCTTCAACCGCTACTCACGCGGGCATTGTTCCCAGTTTCATGGGCCTTGGTGATCTTCCAACTGGAGACTACTTCAGTTCCGCAAATGACGTCTCGGCCGATGGACGCTATGTCGTTGGACACGCTCGAAGGTTGCACCCTGTTTCAGGCGGAAACGCGGATACGGCTGTCCGGTGGGATACGACGACAGGAGACATTACGATTCTACATGAAGATCGTTTCGGACAGGCATATGCCATATCGTCAGATGGCACAACTGCGGTCGGCAGCACCAATAACAACCCAACGATTCCGTATAGATGGACTGACGCTACGGGGCCGATCCGCATCGGTAGTGTCGGCACAACTGGGGCAGCGAGAGGCGTTTCAGCGAATGGCTCGGTTGTCGTTGGCACGCGCGTTACCTCCGACCCGAGTAATGGTCAAATTTCGTTGATGACGCGGTAATCAGGCGGCGTTTCTCTCGGCCTTTTCTCCATTGACGAACTTCACACCGGCGATGACATCGGGAAGCAGCGTCGCGCCATTGAGCAGCCGCCAGTGGTTCGCGGCGGACTCGCACAGCTTGAACACCATTGCCAGACACGCGATCCGACTGCCGTTGCCTTTGGTCCGGCGGTGACGCAGCCGCACCGTGGCGAACGTACTTTCGATCGGATTCGTCGTCCGCAGGTGCCGCCAGTGCTCGGCCGGGAAGTCGTAGAACGTCAGCAGCACCTCGCGATCCTTCACCAGGCACTCGGCCGCGCGCGGGGTATTTGGCCGCGTAGTGGGCCACGAAGTGATCGAACGCCTGGTTCGCATTCTCCCGCGTCGGCGCCATCCAGATCTCGTGCAGCTTGGCCTTCGCGCCGGTCTGCACCCGCTTGGGCATCTTGTCCAACACGTTGGCCGTCTTGTGCACCCAGCAGCGCTGCGCCCGGGTCGTCGAATAGACCTTCGGCAGCGCCGCCCAGAAGCCCAGCTGCCCGTCCGCCGTGGCCAGCTTCGGGTCGATCGTCATGCCCCGTTGTTGGCAGTCCAGCAGCAGCGAATACCACGACTGCTCGCTCTCGCGATGGCCGTCGACCACCGCGATCAGCTCCTTGCGGCCGTCCGCCCTCGCGCCCATCAGCACCAGAATGCACTGCCGGTCTTCCTCCAGGCGGATGTTGAAGTGAATCCCATCCGCCCAGAGGTACACGTAGTGCTTGCCTTCCAGGGAGCGGCGATTCCATGACTGGTACTCGTCCTGCCAACTCGTCATCAAACGCGTGATCGTCGTGGCGCTGAGCCCCGCCGCCTGGGGACCGACCAGCGCCTGCAGGGCCTCGCTGAAGTCTCCGGTGCTGATGCCCTTGAGGTACAGCCAGGGATCAACTCCTCGATGGCCTTCGTCTTCCGCAGGTACGGCGGCAAAATCGACGAACAGAACCGCTCCACGGCCTGGCCATTTGCATCCAACGCTTCGCCGGCCTCGCCGCGGCCGACGATCCGACGGTCCCACACCCGCGGCTGCGTCACCTCCACCGGCCCGACGCCGGTGACGAGGGTCCGGGTGGGATGATGGCCGTTCTTGACCACCTGCCGGCGGCCTTGCGGATCGCGCAGATCGGCGTGCCCTTCGATCCAGCCATCGACCTCCGCCTCGATCGCCTGGCCCAGGAGCCGTTGGGCCCCGTCCCGCAGAATCTCCGTCAAAACGTCTCGGCTGGGGACTGGAATCGTCTCGATCGACTCGTTACTCTCCTGCATCGGCGTACTCCTCTGCCCATCGTGGGCGGCTCGGAACCTCGAACAAGTCCCGAGAGTACGCCGCCTTTTTTTATCCCGCCACCATCAACGAAATTCGGTTATAGCTCTCCTCGACCCTGGTCGGTGGCGATGTCGTGGAAACTTCCGATGCGTTTAAGTGGACATCGTCGGGCGGCTTTGTCGGCCTTGGGACGCTTGGTGGTACGCATAGCTTTGGCGCCGACGTTTCCGCCGACGGTAGCGTTGTTGTCGGCAGCGCCGACACCTCTGGCGTCCGGCACGCTTTCCGCTGGGATTCTCAGGCGGGAATGACATCACTTGGAATGTTGCCCGGCTTCACTGTACGAAGCTCTGCGGCGGCCATTTCGGCTGACGGGACATTTGTTGTCGGATCGAGCATTGGTCCCAATGTTTCGGGCGCTCCCACATCACAGGCGTATATTTGGTCCCAGGCCACCGGGCTGACCGGCCTCGGTGATCTACCGGGAGGACATTACTTTAGCGAGGCCAGGGACGTATCGGCGGATGGTTCAGTCGTAGTCGGCATTGGCACGCGGAGTGGGTTATCGGCAGAAGCAATGATCTGGGATCGAGTCAATGGAATGCGACATCTGAAGGATGTCTTGCAGAACGATTACGGCCTCGACCTATCCGGTTGGACGTTGCATCAGGCAAACGGCATTTCTGATGATGGAAAGACGATCGTTGAAATGTTTCACTCAAAGTGAGACAAATTGCCTTTCGGAATTAAGGATGATTTCCTCTGCCTGGTAGGGCAGTCGTTTTTGTCGCAGTTTCAAGTTCTCCTGCTTTCGCAGTTCCCTGGCCGTTTTTAATTTCCGGCGTCGCTCGGCCAGGAGCGGCTCCGGATCACCTCGATAATAGTCCACCGGCCGCAGATAGTTCAGGCTGCTGTGCAGCCGGTGGTGATTGTAATGGTCGATGACGCCGTCGATGACAGCCTCGGCGGCGGCGAAGTCGGCAGTCTCCAGCACTTCCAACGCCTCATCAATCTTCTCGCCAATGGTCCGGTTGCACCGCTCGATTTCAGCATTGTCGGTCGGCGTGTGCGGCCGGATCAGATGATGTCCCACGTCCATGGCGTCCAGGGTCTGGGCGAACTCCCGGGCGATGTAGCAGGAGCCGTGGTCGCTCTGGATGGTCGGGCGAATACCGGCGGGAAGCTTTCCAATGGCCGTGGCCGCGGCGATCGCGACGCTGCGACCATCCATGAGCGCAGGAGTTCGTGATGCACGATGTAGCGCGAATACACGTCCAGAAATGCCAGCAAGTAAAAGTTCCGCAGCCCAACCTTCACATAGCGGAGGTCGGTCTGCCACTGTTCGTTGGGTCGGGTCGGCCGGTCGCCCCGACCGACGCCTTTCTCTTACCCGGGAACCCAGCGGCACACCAGATTCTCTTCACCCAGGACGCGATAGACCGTCGAGGGACTGAGCGCGACCACGTTTTCATCCAACATTTTCCAGGCCAATTCGCGGTGTCGCAGGTCTGCGTGGCTCAGGGCATAGTCGATGATCTTCTGCCGTTCACAGAGCAGAATTTCAAACAGCGACCCTGATGCAGCGCGGGCCGTCGGCGCGGAGGCCCCATCGCCGGCTCTGGTGAGCCATCGGTGGTAGGTGGCCGGGGCGATCTCCAGATGGCGGAGGATTCGCCGCAGGGGCCATCGGATGCGCTGCTTTGTCTGCGTCACCACTGCTTGCACCTCGCGCTGGAGTTCTGTCGGAAGCTGGGCATGGTCGCTTAGTCCGAGAGCGTTTTTTAGTTCGAGGTTCTCGGCGATCACCTCGGCGATGACGCTCTTCATCCGCGTATTCTCGGCGGCCATCTTTTCGATCTTGGGGTCCGGCCCACCGTCTTTGGTCTTGCGGGCGAAGACGCTGTCCGCCGACTTCATCAGGGCCTTGCGCCACTGATAGACCAGGTTGGGCGAGAGACCCTCGCGGCGGCAGATCTCCGCCAGCTTGGCGTCGGAGTTCATGGACTCCAGCACAATGCGGAGCTTGTCCGCCGGCTTCCAGCTACGACGTGGCTTACGATTGGACACGGTACGTTCCTCCGTGCGACCAAACCTGCTGCCCTCTCCAACAAGGCCTCCCCGCGGAGGGGAAGAAGCTCAAGGAGGGGGAGTCTGAGGGGGAACCCCCCGCCCCCCCCCCCCCCCCCCCCCCCCCCCCCCCCCCCCCCCCGCCCCCCCCCCCCCCCCCCCCCGCCCCCCCCCCCCCCCCCCCCCCCCCCCCCCCCCCCCCCCCCCCGGGACTCGGAGCATCCATCACTATACCGGAAGTGCCGACTGTCTCATTTGGCGTGAAACACTACATCGTCGGTTACGGTATCCATTCGGGTTTTGGCGGCGAGGCCTGGGTCGTTCATATTCCAGAGCCCGCGAGCAGCATTTTGATACTGACGGTTTTTCTTGTGTATGGCCTCAGAAAGCCACACCGAACAGACTTCAATTGAGATAATCCAATCAGCTATCCCCCCACCTTGCTCTCGTCCCGAAATGCCCGCTTGCGCTCCACCGCATCCAGCAACCGCTTGCGCATGCGACAATTCTTAGGGGTCGCTTCGACCCACTCGTCGTCCTCGATGTACTCCAGCATCGCCTCCAGGCTCATCTCCCGGGCAGGCTTGAGCACCACCGTCTTGTCGGCCGAGGCGGCGCGGACATTGGTCATCTTCTTGAGCCGGCAAACGTTGACGTCGATGTCGTCGTCCTTGCAGTGCTCGCCCACGACCTGTCCCTTATAGACTTCGTCGCCCGGCTTCACGAACATCATGCCGCGATCGGAGAGATTCTCCAAGGCGTAGGCCGTCACCCGACCGGTCTCCATCGCCACCATGACGCCGGCATGCCGCGTCGGGATCGCCCCGCGCAAATGCTCGTACTCGTAAAACGAGTGGTGCATGACCGCCTCGCCGCGCGTCGCGTTGAGCATGCGCGTCCGCAGGCCGATCAGGCCCCGTGCCGGAATGGTGAACTCAAGGTGGCACTGGTTGTCCTTGGTCTCCATCTTGATGAGTTCGCCGCGGCGCATGCCGGCCAGCTCGATGACCGAGCCTGAGTGAGACGTGGGCACATCCACGACCAGGTACTCGATCGGCTCGCACTTCTTGCCGCCGATCTCCCGATAGATCACTTTCGGCTTACCTACCATCAGCTCGTACCCCTCGCGGCGCATCGACTCAATCAACACGCCCAGGTGCAGCAGACCGCGCCCGGAGACGCGAAACGTGTCCTTCTGCGTCATGTCCTCGACGCGCAGAGCGACGTTGGACTGCAATTCCTTCATCAGCCGATCGCGAATGTGCCGCGTCGTCAGAAACTCCCCTTCCTTGCCCGCAAAGGGTGACGTGTTCACCGAAAACACCATCGTCAACGTCGGCTCGTCCACGGGAATGATCGGCAGCGGGTGCGGGTCCGAGGGGTCGGTGATCGTGTCGCCGATGCCGACGTCGGGAAGGCCCGTCAGCGCGACGATGTCGCCAGACTCGGCGCTGTCCACCTTTTTGCGGCCCAGGCCCTCATAGCTGAAGACCTGGTCGATTTTCTCCTTGTTCCGATGGCCGTCGCGGGAGATGAGCATGATCTCCTGGCCGCTCTTGAGCACGCCGTTAAAGACGCGGCCGATGGCGATCTTGCCGACGTAGTCGGAATAGTCGAGCGAGGCGACCAGCATCTGCACGGAGTGATCCGTCGAACCCGATGGCGGTGGGACACTGCGAATGATCTCCTCAAAGAGCGGCTCAATGCTGTCGTCCGGATCATCGAGCTTTCTCTTCGCAAAGCCGTTCTTCGCGCTGGAGTAGAGCACCGGCCAATCGAGGCACTCTTCATCCGCGCCCAGATCGAGAAAAAGCTCGTGCGTCTCGTCAAGCACATCCTTCGGACGGGCGTCCGGCCGATCGATCTTATTGATCACCAGAATCGGCTTGAGGTGATACTCAAACGCCTTCTTGAGCACGAACCGCGTCTGCGGCATCGGACCTTCAAAGGCGTCAACGACCAGCAGACATCCATCGGCCATCTTCAGGACCCGCTCAACCTCACCGCCGAAGTCGGCGTGGCCCGGCGTGTCGATGATGTTGATCTTGTAGTCTTTGTAGTGAATCGCGCAGTTCTTGGCGAAGATCGTGATGCCGCGCTCGCGCTCCTGAGGATTCGAGTCCATGATCAAGTCGCCCGACATGGTACCCTCGCGGAAGTTACCGCTTTGCCGCAGCAGGCAATCGACCAGCGACGTCTTTCCGTGGTCAACGTGGGCAATGATGGCGACGTTTCGAATTTGCATGAAGCTCCCGTCGATTCGCAATAATCAGGTCTTGGGGGGCGTCTCCTGTGGTGGCTGCGGTCGACGCCGAAAAAATTCGCAGCCCAATATGGTAGCGAATCGAACTGTTTTCCGCCAATCTGCCGGCGAATTGGTCCATGCGGGAGGCGTGGCGACGCTCAGAATGCATCGCATATGATGTTGTCCTCGATTTGCATGAAATCTGCACTCAGGAGCCGCAAATGAGCACAAGACCCGATTCCACCGATCGTCGCACGTTTCTCGCCAACTCCACCATGTTCGCCATCGCCGGCGGCGCCATCAGCGCTACCGCGACAAATGCAGACGCCGAGCCGGACGACCGGAGCTCCACAAAACGCGTCGTCGTCCCCGGCAGCCCCAGTCCCGCCTATTCCCGGGCGACGAAATTGGGGAACATCGTCTTCGTCGCGGGCTGCGTCGGCGTCATCCAGAAGGACGGCAAGGCCGTCATGCCCGAGGACTTCGAGGCCCAGGCCCGGCACACACTCCTGAACCTGAAGGCATCCGTGGAGGCCGCCGGCTCTTCGCTCGACCAGGTTCTCAAGTGTAATTGCTTCCTCAAGGACTACGCCGACTTCAAGCAGTTCAACGAAGTCTACATGAGTATTTTCCCGGAGCCGCGCCCAGCACGCTCGACTGTGGTCGTGAAGGATTTCGTCGTCCCCGGGGCGCTGCTCGAAGTGGACTGCACATGTGCCGTCGCCGGCTGACACCGTCGCCCCCTGACCGGCGCCAATTGCGGACTTCAAAGGTCCGGATGGAGTTCGGATTCGATTCGATCGTCAAGAAATCCTGGCTCTGATAAAACGAGCAATTGCAAGCATGAACACCATGTGTACAATTTTTTCAGCAGGATAACGGAACACACGTCGGTCGACGGTCGATTCTTAGGAAGGCGGACTCGATTGGGCGGTCTGAACCTGGTTGATTCGCCCGCTCTGCTTTGAACAAACGTCGTTGTGGCGTGTTTTCCTGGACTTCGGAGAAGGCTCGGGGCGTCCCTGGCCACCGAATCCCGTCGCACAAGAGGAGTCGACGAGCGGAAAAGGGCACACAATTCGTATTGAAAGGGCCTGGAGTATTCTTTAAGTGATAGTTCTCATGGGCGTATCGCTGGCGTTGCAGATCGCCGCCTCGCTCATCTCATTTCGATTAACGCGACTGGTCGGCCCGCGGTACGGATGGATCCTCCTGGGTACCGCATTGGGCCTGATGGCCGTGCGCCGGGGAATCACGTTTTTCAGACTCGTCATGGGCGATATGTCCCATCCGCCCGATCCCGCGGCCGAACTCGTTGCCCTCGCGATCTCAATTTGCAGCGTCACAGCCCTGGCATACATCGCGCCGCTCTTCCGCAACATCCACCGAACATCCGAATCCCTTCGTGCCAGTGAAGGGCGACTCCGGGTCGCGCTTGAGGCCGGCGCCATGACGACCTGGGAGTGGGACGTACAGGCCGACGCTGTCACCTGGGGCTCGCGTGTATCCGAAGTGCTGGGCGTCCCGGCGGACAATCCGCCTTTGTGTTCCGCCGAGTTCTACAAGTTGGTCCTTCCCCAGGATCTACCCGGGTTCCAGCGAGCCGCGGAGACGGCGGCCGAGGAACGCCGAAATCTCGACACCGAGTTCCGAATTGTTCGACCGGATAACGGCCAGACCTGCTGGATTGCCGCAAAGGGAAAATTCCTGCTTGACGCTGAAGATCGACCCGCAAAGATGATCGGAGTCAACTTCGACATCACTCCTTCGAAGGACGCATCCGAGCAGATTCGAGCGGGTGACGAGCGATTCAGGCTCCTCATTGATGCGATTCAAGACTACGCCATTCACATGCTGGACCTGAAAGGTCACGTCTCGACGTGGAACGAGGGTGCCCATCGTATCTGGGGCTACACCTCGGAGGAGATCATGGGCAGTGACTTCAGCGTCTTTTTTACGCCGGAAGACCTCGCCGCCAGAATGCCCGACAGATCGCTCCGCATAGCCGATTCAAAGGGGCGGTATGCATCCGAGGGTTGGCGCCTCGCCAAAGGCCGCAGGATGTTCTGGGCGGA
Proteins encoded in this region:
- a CDS encoding arsenate reductase ArsC, whose amino-acid sequence is MSDAELNSSAKKRAIILCTGNSCRSQMAEALWRKHGGASWEVVSAGTQPKDQVYPLAVQAMAESGIDISGYRPKDAAQFTGQHFDLVVTVCDNAERECPAFANADKHLHWPFDDPPKTAGDESAKLQACRRVRDEIEAAIARFLSK
- a CDS encoding sulfite exporter TauE/SafE family protein — translated: MDDTVLLAGLFFVAAVLYASVGHAGASGYLAAMALVGVAAEVMRPTALLLNVLVASVATQRFLSAGRFSWRTFWPFAVTSIPAAFVGGRIHLPPPVFKPLVGIVLLYAAARLLMTAGQQEREDVKPPGVGISLIFGAALGLLSGLVGVGGGIFLSPLLIFAGWATIRVTAGVSALFILVNSIAGLAGNLTGLQQLSPVIGIYAVAAGIGGTIGSQLGSRRLPSPMLRRILGVVLIVAGLKMCAGLPQWLSGVIGSH
- a CDS encoding transposase, whose protein sequence is MDGRSVAIAAATAIGKLPAGIRPTIQSDHGSCYIAREFAQTLDAMDVGHHLIRPHTPTDNAEIERCNRTIGEKIDEALEVLETADFAAAEAVIDGVIDHYNHHRLHSSLNYLRPVDYYRGDPEPLLAERRRKLKTARELRKQENLKLRQKRLPYQAEEIILNSERQFVSL
- a CDS encoding transposase, with protein sequence MSNRKPRRSWKPADKLRIVLESMNSDAKLAEICRREGLSPNLVYQWRKALMKSADSVFARKTKDGGPDPKIEKMAAENTRMKSVIAEVIAENLELKNALGLSDHAQLPTELQREVQAVVTQTKQRIRWPLRRILRHLEIAPATYHRWLTRAGDGASAPTARAASGSLFEILLCERQKIIDYALSHADLRHRELAWKMLDENVVALSPSTVYRVLGEENLVCRWVPG
- the typA gene encoding translational GTPase TypA, with protein sequence MQIRNVAIIAHVDHGKTSLVDCLLRQSGNFREGTMSGDLIMDSNPQERERGITIFAKNCAIHYKDYKINIIDTPGHADFGGEVERVLKMADGCLLVVDAFEGPMPQTRFVLKKAFEYHLKPILVINKIDRPDARPKDVLDETHELFLDLGADEECLDWPVLYSSAKNGFAKRKLDDPDDSIEPLFEEIIRSVPPPSGSTDHSVQMLVASLDYSDYVGKIAIGRVFNGVLKSGQEIMLISRDGHRNKEKIDQVFSYEGLGRKKVDSAESGDIVALTGLPDVGIGDTITDPSDPHPLPIIPVDEPTLTMVFSVNTSPFAGKEGEFLTTRHIRDRLMKELQSNVALRVEDMTQKDTFRVSGRGLLHLGVLIESMRREGYELMVGKPKVIYREIGGKKCEPIEYLVVDVPTSHSGSVIELAGMRRGELIKMETKDNQCHLEFTIPARGLIGLRTRMLNATRGEAVMHHSFYEYEHLRGAIPTRHAGVMVAMETGRVTAYALENLSDRGMMFVKPGDEVYKGQVVGEHCKDDDIDVNVCRLKKMTNVRAASADKTVVLKPAREMSLEAMLEYIEDDEWVEATPKNCRMRKRLLDAVERKRAFRDESKVGG
- a CDS encoding RidA family protein — translated: MFAIAGGAISATATNADAEPDDRSSTKRVVVPGSPSPAYSRATKLGNIVFVAGCVGVIQKDGKAVMPEDFEAQARHTLLNLKASVEAAGSSLDQVLKCNCFLKDYADFKQFNEVYMSIFPEPRPARSTVVVKDFVVPGALLEVDCTCAVAG
- a CDS encoding PAS domain-containing protein encodes the protein MGVSLALQIAASLISFRLTRLVGPRYGWILLGTALGLMAVRRGITFFRLVMGDMSHPPDPAAELVALAISICSVTALAYIAPLFRNIHRTSESLRASEGRLRVALEAGAMTTWEWDVQADAVTWGSRVSEVLGVPADNPPLCSAEFYKLVLPQDLPGFQRAAETAAEERRNLDTEFRIVRPDNGQTCWIAAKGKFLLDAEDRPAKMIGVNFDITPSKDASEQIRAGDERFRLLIDAIQDYAIHMLDLKGHVSTWNEGAHRIWGYTSEEIMGSDFSVFFTPEDLAARMPDRSLRIADSKGRYASEGWRLAKGRRMFWAETLITPIRDAKGVQTGYARVTRNLTEKKQAEDALRETQLRLQIAQDIARISTWTWDPKSDQVEVTDNWRKNLGELPERQKMSFDQWVETIHPNDRSRVQDTVRGGMTSGTPYQVTFRTMQADAKECHMRAWGQPYIDSAGRVIKITGVTQDITDQVLAGKAMADAKPKREA